The following are encoded together in the Tatumella ptyseos genome:
- the pepQ gene encoding Xaa-Pro dipeptidase produces MNSLPALYRAHLESLIAHARIILARSQRDALLIHSGELITAFQDDHAYPFKVNPLFKAWLPITETANCWLWIDGKTRPTLYFYSPTDYWHKVDPLPDTYWSQEFTIVAVKQANDIARLLPADRSNVAYLGSATHRATELGIPASQHNPQPIIDYLHYYRSFKTDYELYCMREAQQTAVKGHLAARESFFSGASEFEINNVYLAATGQRDTNVPYGNIVAINEHASVLHYTHLDHQRPTSPRSFLLDAGSEFNGYAADLTRSYAASPTTLYAELVSAVNQHELALIDTLKVGQRYSDYHLQMNQRIASILCEAGIMKGLSEEILVSENITSTFMPHGIGHSLGLQVHDVAGFMQDDQGTHLAAPAEYPWLRCTRVIEPRMVLTIEPGLYFIESLLAPWRNSAYSRHFNWNVIDELKGYGGIRIEDNVIMWPERVENMTRDLQLP; encoded by the coding sequence ATGAATTCGTTACCCGCACTCTACCGTGCTCATCTTGAAAGTTTGATCGCTCACGCACGCATTATTCTGGCGCGGTCACAGCGCGATGCACTATTAATTCATTCTGGAGAACTGATCACTGCTTTCCAAGATGATCATGCTTACCCCTTTAAAGTGAATCCCTTGTTCAAAGCCTGGTTGCCGATCACTGAAACCGCTAATTGTTGGTTATGGATTGATGGTAAGACGCGGCCAACACTCTATTTCTATTCTCCAACAGACTATTGGCACAAAGTCGATCCATTGCCTGACACTTACTGGAGCCAAGAATTTACGATTGTGGCAGTAAAGCAGGCCAATGATATTGCGAGGTTATTACCGGCTGATCGCAGTAATGTTGCTTACCTTGGTTCGGCGACGCATCGCGCAACTGAGCTTGGTATTCCTGCCTCGCAGCATAACCCGCAACCGATCATTGACTATCTTCATTATTATCGCAGTTTTAAAACTGATTATGAGCTGTATTGCATGCGTGAAGCACAGCAAACTGCGGTTAAAGGACATCTGGCTGCACGTGAAAGTTTCTTCTCTGGCGCGAGCGAATTTGAAATCAATAATGTCTATCTTGCGGCGACAGGACAACGTGATACCAATGTGCCTTATGGAAACATTGTGGCGATCAATGAACATGCTTCTGTCTTACACTACACGCATCTCGATCATCAGCGACCAACATCACCCCGCAGTTTTCTCTTAGATGCGGGGAGTGAGTTCAACGGTTATGCAGCGGATTTAACGCGCTCCTATGCAGCATCGCCAACAACCTTATATGCCGAGCTTGTGTCTGCAGTGAATCAACATGAACTGGCACTCATTGATACGTTAAAAGTGGGGCAGCGTTACAGCGATTATCACTTGCAAATGAATCAGCGTATTGCCTCTATTCTCTGCGAAGCCGGTATTATGAAAGGTCTGAGCGAAGAAATTCTAGTGAGTGAAAATATCACTTCTACCTTTATGCCGCATGGCATAGGTCACTCACTCGGATTACAAGTTCACGATGTGGCCGGTTTTATGCAAGACGATCAAGGGACTCATCTTGCCGCCCCAGCGGAATACCCATGGTTACGTTGTACACGTGTGATCGAACCCCGTATGGTATTAACGATTGAACCTGGTCTGTATTTTATTGAGTCACTGCTCGCACCTTGGCGTAACAGTGCTTACAGTCGACACTTCAATTGGAATGTAATAGATGAATTGAAAGGCTATGGCGGGATCCGTATTGAAGATAATGTGATTATGTGGCCTGAGCGAGTCGAAAATATGACGCGTGATTTACAGCTACCTTAA
- the ubiD gene encoding 4-hydroxy-3-polyprenylbenzoate decarboxylase: MKYQDLRDFIQQLEAIGELKRITLPIDPNLEMTEIADRTLRAGGPALLFENPKGYEMPVLCNLFGTPRRVALGMGRDDVSALREVGELLAFLKEPEPPRGFRDLFDKLPRFKNVLNMPTKRLRSAPCQDHIQQGDDVDLHKIPVMRCWPEDAAPLITWGLVVTRGPHKERQNLGIYRLQVIGKNRLIMRWLSHRGGALDFQEWCKEHPGERFPVSVALGADPATILGAVTPVPDGLSEYAFAGLLRGTKTEVVKCLSSDLEVPASAEIVLEGYIEPGDLAPEGPYGDHTGYYNEVDDFPVFTVTHVTHRDKPIYHSTYTGRPPDEPAVLGVALNEVLVPILIKQFPEIVDFYLPPEGCSYRLAVVTIKKQYAGHAKRVMFGVWSFLRQFMYTKFVIVCDDDVNARDWNDVIWAITTRMDPARDTVLVENTPIDYLDFASPVSGLGSKMGMDATNKWPGETDREWGRPIVKDPDVTARVDALWDELAIFQKN; this comes from the coding sequence ATGAAATATCAGGACTTAAGAGACTTTATTCAGCAGTTGGAAGCCATCGGTGAACTGAAAAGGATCACCTTACCGATCGATCCCAATCTTGAAATGACTGAAATTGCTGACCGAACCTTAAGAGCAGGGGGCCCGGCATTATTATTCGAAAACCCGAAAGGTTATGAGATGCCGGTATTATGTAACCTCTTCGGTACTCCACGACGAGTGGCCCTAGGTATGGGGAGAGACGATGTGAGTGCGCTTCGCGAAGTGGGCGAGCTATTGGCCTTTCTTAAGGAGCCGGAACCCCCTCGTGGATTCCGTGATCTTTTTGATAAACTTCCACGTTTCAAAAACGTTCTGAATATGCCAACTAAAAGGCTACGTTCAGCACCTTGCCAAGACCATATCCAGCAAGGTGACGATGTTGATTTACATAAAATTCCAGTCATGCGTTGTTGGCCTGAAGATGCCGCCCCCTTAATCACATGGGGATTAGTCGTGACCCGCGGGCCTCATAAAGAGCGTCAAAATCTCGGTATCTATCGATTACAAGTAATCGGAAAAAATAGATTAATTATGCGTTGGTTGTCCCATCGTGGTGGCGCCCTCGATTTTCAGGAGTGGTGTAAGGAACATCCTGGAGAACGTTTCCCTGTGAGTGTCGCCCTAGGTGCCGATCCTGCGACAATTCTTGGTGCAGTGACGCCAGTACCGGATGGCTTGTCCGAATATGCTTTTGCCGGGTTATTAAGAGGTACCAAAACAGAAGTGGTGAAATGCCTCTCCTCTGATTTGGAGGTTCCAGCTAGCGCTGAAATCGTGCTCGAAGGCTATATCGAACCCGGTGATTTAGCACCGGAGGGGCCTTATGGTGACCATACCGGATATTACAACGAAGTGGATGACTTCCCCGTCTTCACTGTTACGCATGTTACCCATCGCGATAAACCTATTTATCATTCGACCTATACTGGACGGCCACCGGATGAACCTGCCGTACTGGGCGTTGCCTTAAATGAGGTGTTAGTCCCTATACTGATCAAACAGTTTCCGGAAATCGTGGATTTTTACTTACCGCCGGAAGGCTGTTCGTACCGTTTAGCGGTGGTAACGATTAAGAAACAGTATGCAGGGCATGCTAAGCGCGTTATGTTTGGCGTGTGGTCTTTCTTACGTCAGTTTATGTATACCAAATTCGTGATAGTCTGTGACGATGACGTTAATGCCCGAGATTGGAATGACGTAATTTGGGCGATCACTACGCGAATGGACCCCGCACGTGACACGGTACTTGTCGAGAATACTCCCATCGATTATCTCGACTTCGCTTCACCCGTTTCAGGCTTAGGTTCTAAAATGGGGATGGATGCTACCAATAAATGGCCAGGTGAAACAGACCGGGAATGGGGACGGCCTATCGTCAAAGATCCTGACGTCACCGCCCGCGTGGATGCCCTTTGGGATGAACTAGCAATTTTCCAGAAAAATTAA
- the fre gene encoding NAD(P)H-flavin reductase, whose product MTILSCNVISVETITETVYRVRIVPETEFTFRAGQYLMVVMDEQDKRPFSVASTPMEKDIIELHIGASDMNLYAMAVMDKIRQQKTIQVDMPHGNAWLREGGERPIILIAGGTGFSYARSILLTALAENPQREIELYWGGREPQHLYDLTELEALAVRHPSLKIIPVVEQPDAQWQGRTGTVLPAVLNDHVSLAAHDIYIAGRFEMAKIARERFCTEAGAQAENIYGDAFAFL is encoded by the coding sequence ATGACTATTTTGAGCTGTAACGTAATTTCTGTAGAAACTATCACTGAGACCGTTTATCGGGTGAGGATTGTCCCTGAAACCGAATTCACTTTTCGCGCTGGCCAATATCTAATGGTTGTTATGGACGAGCAAGATAAACGTCCCTTCTCTGTTGCCTCAACGCCGATGGAAAAAGATATTATTGAATTACACATCGGGGCTTCGGACATGAATCTTTACGCTATGGCAGTGATGGATAAAATTCGTCAGCAGAAAACGATTCAAGTGGATATGCCCCATGGTAATGCTTGGTTACGTGAAGGTGGTGAACGGCCTATCATCCTGATTGCGGGGGGAACGGGATTCTCTTATGCCCGCTCAATCTTATTAACCGCCTTAGCGGAAAATCCACAGCGGGAGATTGAACTCTATTGGGGAGGGCGTGAGCCTCAGCACCTTTATGATTTAACGGAGCTTGAAGCCCTAGCCGTCCGTCATCCTTCGCTTAAGATTATCCCGGTGGTTGAACAGCCTGACGCGCAGTGGCAAGGACGTACAGGAACCGTTCTCCCTGCGGTACTTAATGATCACGTCTCGCTTGCTGCACATGACATTTATATTGCAGGTCGCTTCGAAATGGCCAAAATTGCCCGCGAGCGTTTTTGTACCGAAGCAGGTGCGCAAGCTGAAAATATTTATGGGGATGCTTTCGCTTTCTTATAA
- a CDS encoding IMPACT family protein, whose amino-acid sequence MQSYPIPVQAETIVEETIKKSRFITYIVHTVGVDAAKSVVQMIKEHHPAARHHCWAFVAGAPNDSQQLGFSDDGEPSGTAGKPMLAQLMGSGLGEVTAVVVRYYGGIMLGTGGLVKAYGGGVQQALQQVERHIKIPKKVYRLQCQYSQLTEIERIVQRYQGELRDTHFTEHVTVNIALPEALLAECNEALSQFSRGELHLQQQ is encoded by the coding sequence ATGCAAAGCTATCCGATTCCTGTTCAGGCAGAAACAATAGTAGAAGAGACGATAAAGAAAAGTCGTTTCATCACCTACATTGTGCACACCGTTGGCGTAGACGCAGCAAAAAGTGTTGTTCAAATGATCAAAGAACATCACCCTGCGGCTCGCCATCATTGCTGGGCCTTTGTTGCAGGAGCCCCTAATGACTCGCAACAATTGGGCTTCTCGGATGATGGCGAGCCTTCGGGCACAGCAGGTAAACCAATGTTAGCGCAATTAATGGGGAGTGGACTGGGTGAAGTTACCGCCGTCGTGGTGCGCTACTACGGTGGAATCATGCTCGGAACGGGGGGATTAGTGAAAGCCTATGGCGGCGGGGTACAGCAAGCTCTTCAGCAAGTTGAGCGACACATTAAAATTCCCAAGAAAGTCTACCGGCTACAGTGCCAGTATAGCCAGTTAACAGAGATCGAACGTATTGTGCAGCGTTACCAAGGTGAACTACGCGATACACATTTCACCGAACACGTCACAGTTAATATTGCCCTGCCAGAAGCCCTTCTAGCAGAGTGTAATGAGGCACTGAGTCAATTTAGTCGTGGTGAATTACACTTACAGCAGCAATAA
- a CDS encoding Na/Pi cotransporter family protein: MLILLNLLAAIALLVWGTQIVRSGIMRVFGTDLRRVLSRSVEKKPIAFFAGIGVTALVQSSNATTLLVTSFVAQNLMTLTPALTVILGADVGTALMARVLTYDLSWLSPLFIFIGVMLFISRKQTRVGQIGHTLIGLGLILLALQLIVEASRPITHAAGVQVLFSSLTGDILLDALVGAFFAMVSYSSLAAVLITATLTATDVIALKVALCLVVGANIGSGILALLNSGKSSVESKQVALGSLLFKLMGAVVVLPFIGIFAHQLDRLTVSSADLVILFHVFYNLVRCLLLLPLTEKMAHLCERWIPANNSEPEKFTTRYLERAALDTPSLALVNAARETLRMGDIIEKMMISLKRAFQGQQGEEKVVTRYDDQVDALYTGIKLYLAQIPREELQELESERWAEIFNTAVNLEQAGDILETMTVDIAAKSLAKQKPFSTEGLEELKTLYDNLLENLQLSLSVFIARDVDAARRLRRAKHRFRRLTQRYSLTHVERLSLQNKQSLETSSLHLGLLGEMKRLNSLFCSVAYGVLDQRESEEE, encoded by the coding sequence ATGCTTATATTACTTAATCTATTGGCGGCGATAGCCCTATTAGTGTGGGGCACTCAGATCGTACGTTCGGGAATAATGCGCGTATTCGGCACGGACTTGCGACGGGTGCTTAGCCGAAGTGTCGAAAAAAAACCTATCGCTTTTTTCGCAGGAATTGGGGTGACGGCTCTGGTGCAGAGCAGTAATGCGACCACATTATTAGTGACCTCTTTCGTCGCTCAGAATTTAATGACCTTAACCCCCGCGTTAACAGTAATCTTGGGCGCCGATGTCGGTACCGCGCTGATGGCGCGTGTATTAACTTACGACCTTTCTTGGCTATCACCATTATTTATCTTTATCGGTGTTATGTTGTTCATTAGCCGTAAACAGACTCGAGTGGGGCAGATTGGCCATACACTCATCGGTCTTGGCCTAATCCTCTTAGCGTTACAATTAATTGTCGAAGCTTCTCGTCCCATTACCCATGCTGCAGGCGTTCAGGTCTTATTCTCATCGCTGACCGGTGACATATTATTGGATGCACTGGTTGGGGCATTCTTTGCGATGGTCAGTTACTCAAGCCTAGCGGCAGTCCTCATTACCGCGACGCTTACTGCGACAGATGTTATTGCGTTAAAAGTTGCGCTTTGCTTGGTGGTTGGTGCAAATATTGGTAGTGGGATTCTAGCGCTGCTAAATAGCGGCAAATCCAGCGTGGAAAGCAAACAAGTTGCGTTGGGTAGCTTGCTCTTTAAACTTATGGGTGCGGTAGTCGTATTACCTTTTATCGGTATATTTGCTCATCAACTTGATAGATTAACTGTCTCAAGCGCCGACTTAGTCATCTTATTCCATGTATTTTATAATCTTGTACGATGCCTACTATTACTCCCCCTCACCGAGAAAATGGCGCACTTATGTGAACGTTGGATCCCGGCGAACAATAGCGAACCTGAAAAATTTACCACGAGATACTTAGAGCGTGCGGCGCTGGATACGCCCTCTTTAGCACTGGTTAATGCAGCGAGAGAAACCCTGCGCATGGGGGATATCATTGAAAAGATGATGATAAGCCTTAAGCGAGCCTTTCAAGGGCAACAAGGCGAAGAGAAGGTCGTTACCCGTTACGATGACCAAGTAGATGCCTTATACACAGGTATCAAACTCTATCTAGCACAGATCCCGAGAGAGGAGCTTCAAGAGCTAGAGTCGGAACGGTGGGCGGAAATCTTCAATACCGCCGTCAATTTGGAACAAGCAGGAGATATTCTTGAGACAATGACGGTAGATATTGCAGCGAAATCTTTGGCTAAGCAAAAGCCTTTTTCCACGGAAGGGCTAGAAGAGCTAAAGACCTTGTATGACAATCTATTGGAAAATCTCCAGCTAAGCCTCTCTGTCTTCATCGCTCGTGATGTGGATGCGGCACGGCGGTTGCGTCGTGCTAAACATCGTTTTCGTCGGTTAACGCAACGCTATTCGTTAACCCATGTTGAGCGATTGTCGCTACAAAATAAACAGAGCCTAGAGACGAGCTCTCTGCATTTAGGATTATTGGGAGAGATGAAAAGATTAAATTCGCTGTTTTGCTCAGTAGCTTATGGCGTGCTTGACCAGCGAGAATCAGAAGAGGAATAA
- the trkH gene encoding Trk system potassium transporter TrkH yields MQFRALTRIVGLLIIIFSGTMMLPGLVALIYRDGAGRAFSQTFLTALVLGSLLWWPNRKHRRELKPREGFFIVVLFWIVLGSVGALPFMFAERPHLSVTDAFFESFSGLTTTGATTLIGLDTLPKAILFYRQMLQWLGGMGIIVLAVAILPILGVGGMQLYRAEMPGPLKDNKMRPRIAETAKTLWLIYVLLTIACALALWFAGMPLFDAIGHSFSTISIGGFSTHDSSVGYFNSPLINSIIAIFLLISGCNYGLHFSLLSGRSLKVYWRDPEFRVFIGVQLSLVVVATLILMTHNVYHGFWATLDQAFFQVVSMATTAGFTTDSIAHWPLFLPVLLLCTAFIGGCAGSTGGGLKVIRILLLFKQGNRELKRLVHPNAVYTIKLGDRPLPERIIEAVWGFFSAYALVFLVSMMAIIATGVDNFSAFAAVAATLNNLGPGLGVVADNFASMNDTAKWILISTMLFGRLEVFTLLVLFTPTFWRQ; encoded by the coding sequence ATGCAATTCCGAGCCCTTACCCGTATTGTAGGTCTTTTAATTATTATCTTCTCTGGCACCATGATGTTGCCGGGGCTAGTGGCGTTGATCTACCGAGATGGGGCGGGGAGGGCGTTTAGCCAAACCTTTCTCACCGCGTTAGTGCTTGGCTCTCTACTTTGGTGGCCCAACCGTAAGCATCGCCGTGAACTCAAACCCCGCGAAGGTTTTTTTATTGTAGTACTATTTTGGATAGTACTGGGTAGCGTAGGGGCCTTACCCTTTATGTTCGCTGAACGACCGCATCTTTCAGTCACTGATGCCTTTTTTGAATCGTTTTCAGGCCTGACTACCACTGGTGCGACAACCCTTATCGGTCTAGATACCTTACCCAAGGCAATTCTCTTTTATCGGCAAATGTTGCAGTGGTTAGGCGGGATGGGGATTATCGTTTTAGCCGTAGCAATCTTACCGATATTAGGGGTAGGGGGCATGCAGCTTTACCGTGCAGAGATGCCGGGTCCTTTGAAAGATAATAAGATGCGCCCGAGGATTGCAGAAACAGCTAAAACGTTATGGTTAATTTATGTTTTACTCACTATAGCCTGCGCACTAGCCTTATGGTTCGCCGGGATGCCTTTATTTGATGCGATTGGCCATAGCTTCTCGACGATTTCCATCGGCGGCTTTTCAACACATGACTCAAGTGTCGGTTATTTCAATAGCCCATTAATCAACAGTATTATTGCAATTTTCCTATTAATCTCTGGCTGTAATTATGGCCTCCATTTTTCCCTGCTTTCTGGAAGAAGCCTTAAAGTCTATTGGCGTGACCCTGAGTTTCGCGTCTTTATTGGTGTACAGTTGAGTTTAGTTGTGGTGGCTACCCTAATTTTAATGACGCATAACGTCTATCACGGATTTTGGGCCACCCTTGATCAAGCCTTTTTTCAAGTCGTCTCGATGGCAACGACAGCTGGATTCACTACGGATAGTATCGCGCACTGGCCATTGTTCTTGCCTGTATTACTATTATGTACCGCGTTTATCGGCGGATGTGCCGGTTCGACAGGGGGTGGGCTTAAGGTTATCCGTATCCTTTTACTCTTCAAACAAGGTAACCGTGAGTTAAAGCGTTTAGTGCATCCTAACGCCGTCTACACTATCAAACTGGGGGATCGCCCTTTACCTGAGCGAATTATTGAAGCGGTATGGGGATTCTTCTCGGCTTATGCTTTGGTCTTTTTAGTGAGCATGATGGCGATCATCGCAACGGGCGTGGATAACTTTTCAGCATTTGCCGCGGTCGCTGCTACGCTCAATAACTTGGGTCCAGGTCTTGGCGTGGTAGCAGATAACTTTGCATCGATGAATGACACTGCGAAGTGGATACTTATTTCAACTATGCTTTTTGGGCGTTTAGAAGTTTTTACGCTATTAGTTCTTTTCACGCCAACCTTCTGGCGTCAATAA
- the hemG gene encoding menaquinone-dependent protoporphyrinogen IX dehydrogenase, with translation MKTLLLYSTRDGQTHKIAQAIQLDMVPQQVDLYDLTALPNIDWSLYDKVIIGASIRYGRFAPQLAEFVDAHLEELGQRYSAFYSVNLTARKPDKSSPQTNVYTHKFLSGSAWVPDEVAVFAGALRYPRYRWFDRFMIGLIMKMTGGETDKTKEVEYTQWEKVREFALKIAEKKSKSVAN, from the coding sequence ATGAAAACTCTTCTTCTTTATTCCACACGTGATGGCCAAACGCATAAAATTGCGCAAGCTATTCAACTGGATATGGTCCCGCAACAGGTCGATCTTTATGATTTAACGGCATTACCTAATATTGATTGGTCGCTATACGATAAAGTGATCATTGGTGCATCGATTCGCTACGGGCGCTTTGCGCCACAGCTGGCAGAATTTGTCGACGCTCACCTCGAGGAATTAGGGCAGCGCTATAGTGCGTTCTATTCGGTAAACCTTACGGCGCGTAAACCTGACAAGTCGTCCCCACAGACGAATGTCTACACACATAAGTTTTTGAGCGGGTCGGCCTGGGTACCTGATGAGGTCGCGGTTTTTGCTGGCGCATTACGTTATCCCCGTTATCGATGGTTCGATCGCTTTATGATCGGATTAATTATGAAGATGACCGGGGGAGAAACCGATAAGACTAAAGAAGTTGAATACACGCAGTGGGAGAAAGTTCGAGAATTTGCCCTAAAAATTGCTGAGAAAAAGAGCAAATCGGTGGCAAATTGA
- the panS gene encoding ketopantoate/pantoate/pantothenate transporter PanS, which produces MLAMVTRLFPLWAVALSAVAYWRPSSFTAIGPWVSELLMLIMFGMGVTLSFDDFRRILNRPAPVLAGTFLHYLVMPAAAYGLAKVMHMPADLAAGMILVGSVASGTASNVMIYLAKGDVALSVTISSVSALVGVVATPLLTRFYVDTHIQVDIAAMLWSIVKIVLIPISLGLIVHHSCKKWVTNVEPYLPTLSMIAILLIISAVVAGSQSYISSVGLTVIIAVILHNAIGLMAGYWGGKLFGFDESVCRTLALEVGMQNSGLAATLGKLYFSPLAALPGALFSVWHNISGSLLSGYWSGKKTS; this is translated from the coding sequence ATGTTAGCCATGGTGACACGGTTGTTTCCATTGTGGGCAGTCGCACTCTCGGCGGTCGCCTACTGGCGCCCGTCAAGCTTTACGGCCATAGGTCCTTGGGTCAGTGAGCTACTGATGCTGATTATGTTTGGAATGGGGGTGACGTTAAGTTTTGACGATTTTCGTCGAATATTAAACCGGCCCGCCCCCGTTTTGGCAGGAACCTTTCTCCATTATCTCGTTATGCCTGCAGCCGCGTATGGACTAGCTAAAGTTATGCATATGCCTGCAGATCTTGCGGCAGGAATGATATTAGTGGGGAGTGTCGCCAGCGGTACGGCGTCGAATGTGATGATTTATTTGGCCAAAGGAGACGTCGCCTTGTCCGTGACAATCTCCTCTGTTTCGGCGTTAGTCGGCGTAGTAGCCACGCCATTATTGACGCGATTCTATGTCGATACTCATATTCAGGTCGATATTGCCGCTATGTTATGGAGTATTGTTAAGATCGTGCTGATCCCTATCAGTCTGGGCCTGATTGTGCATCATAGTTGCAAAAAATGGGTGACCAACGTCGAACCTTATCTCCCCACTCTCTCAATGATCGCCATTTTACTTATCATTTCTGCAGTGGTCGCAGGAAGTCAGAGTTACATTAGCAGTGTAGGGTTAACCGTAATAATCGCCGTGATACTACACAATGCGATAGGTCTAATGGCAGGCTATTGGGGCGGAAAGCTGTTCGGCTTTGATGAGTCTGTCTGTCGTACGCTCGCTCTTGAAGTGGGAATGCAAAACTCAGGACTCGCCGCAACGTTGGGTAAGCTCTATTTCTCTCCGTTAGCAGCCTTACCCGGAGCGCTTTTCTCCGTTTGGCACAATATTTCCGGGTCATTATTATCCGGTTATTGGTCTGGTAAGAAAACCTCTTAG
- the metA gene encoding homoserine O-acetyltransferase MetA codes for MPIKVPDELPAVNFLRNENVFVMTDTRAHLQNIRPLKVLILNLMPKKIETENQFLRLLSNSPLQLDIQLLRIDNRESRNTPAEHLNTFYRNFEDIKDENYDGLIVTGAPLGLVDFDDVAYWPQISEVLTWAKKHVTSTLCVCWAVQAALNILYGVPKQTLEEKISGVYEHLNLEPHALLTRGFDETFLAPHSRYAAFPVEMIEKYTDLDILASSEQAGAYLMASRDKRLVLVTGHPEYDAHTLAAEFNRDTEAGLSPILPDNYFPDNNPTNKPKATWRSHGHLLFANWLNYYVYQITPFDLREMNPTLE; via the coding sequence ATGCCGATTAAAGTACCTGATGAGCTTCCTGCAGTGAATTTTTTGCGTAATGAAAACGTGTTTGTTATGACGGATACACGTGCGCATCTCCAAAATATTCGCCCATTGAAGGTACTAATCCTAAACTTGATGCCGAAAAAAATTGAAACTGAAAATCAGTTTTTACGCTTACTCTCTAACTCACCTTTGCAACTGGATATCCAGCTGCTGCGTATTGATAATAGAGAATCTCGTAATACTCCTGCCGAACACCTTAATACCTTTTATCGTAACTTCGAAGATATTAAAGATGAGAATTATGATGGTCTCATCGTGACAGGCGCTCCATTGGGGTTAGTCGATTTTGACGATGTCGCCTATTGGCCGCAGATCAGTGAAGTATTAACTTGGGCAAAAAAGCATGTCACCTCAACACTTTGTGTCTGTTGGGCGGTACAAGCTGCATTAAATATTCTTTATGGCGTTCCTAAACAAACATTAGAAGAGAAGATATCTGGGGTTTACGAGCATCTGAATTTAGAGCCACATGCGTTACTCACCCGCGGTTTCGATGAAACCTTCCTGGCCCCACATTCCCGCTATGCCGCCTTCCCAGTCGAGATGATTGAAAAATATACTGATTTAGATATCTTGGCTAGCTCTGAGCAAGCAGGAGCTTATCTCATGGCCTCTCGAGATAAAAGATTAGTATTAGTAACGGGGCATCCAGAGTACGACGCACACACCCTGGCGGCAGAATTTAATCGTGATACCGAAGCGGGATTATCTCCGATATTGCCTGATAACTATTTCCCAGATAATAATCCGACGAATAAGCCCAAAGCGACTTGGCGAAGTCATGGCCACTTACTCTTCGCAAATTGGCTCAATTACTACGTCTATCAAATTACGCCATTCGACTTACGAGAGATGAATCCCACTTTGGAATAA